The Thalassotalea nanhaiensis genome has a window encoding:
- the dcd gene encoding dCTP deaminase, with amino-acid sequence MRLCDRDIIELIEQEKIVITPKPDESMISGVSVDICLGHKFRVFQDHTAPFIDLSGPKGEVQEAMNTVMSDEIHINDGDAFFLHPGELALAVTHESVTLPADIVGWLDGRSSLARLGLMVHVTAHRIDPGWSGQIVLEFYNSGKLPLALRPRMKIAALNFETMSGDALRPYNKRVDAKYKGQQGAVASRISEDDKS; translated from the coding sequence ATGAGACTTTGTGATAGAGATATTATCGAATTAATAGAACAAGAAAAAATTGTTATTACACCGAAACCTGATGAGTCGATGATCTCAGGGGTAAGTGTTGATATTTGTTTAGGCCATAAGTTCCGTGTTTTTCAAGATCATACCGCACCTTTTATTGATTTAAGTGGGCCTAAAGGTGAAGTGCAAGAAGCAATGAACACTGTTATGAGTGATGAAATTCATATAAATGATGGCGACGCATTCTTTTTACATCCGGGTGAATTGGCACTTGCCGTAACTCATGAGTCAGTTACATTGCCTGCTGATATAGTAGGGTGGTTGGATGGACGCTCATCCCTTGCCCGTTTAGGACTTATGGTTCATGTAACGGCGCACCGAATTGATCCAGGTTGGTCTGGCCAAATTGTTTTAGAGTTTTACAATTCTGGTAAATTGCCACTGGCATTACGACCGCGTATGAAAATTGCAGCGTTAAATTTTGAGACCATGTCTGGCGATGCGTTACGCCCTTACAATAAACGCGTAGATGCTAAATATAAAGGTCAGCAAGGTGCGGTTGCCAGCCGTATTAGTGAAGACGATAAATCGTAG
- the apbC gene encoding iron-sulfur cluster carrier protein ApbC, giving the protein MFKNPFSSNKSEQNVSDKITEFLNKYKSNLFPDGVLKSVTGFNITLDKQTYLIEFTLPFPCQGELEAIAKELVTLLDIDIELSLLLDVKPVRSHDIKGIKNIIAIASGKGGVGKSTTAVNLAYALMAEGANVGILDADIYGPSIPTMLGIENQRPSSTDGKLMQPLKANGLTAMSIGFLVSDTDATVWRGPMASSAFSQMLNETAWQNDSSALDYLIIDMPPGTGDIQLTLAQKVPVAGATIVTTPQDIALKDAVKGINMFDKVKVPVLGVIENMSYHLCENCGHHSHLFGEGGANHIATEYKVDLLGQLPLNIHIREDADTGKSSVLANTSSEITSLYRKIARNMAGQLYYQLDAESPYTPEIITVKNIEE; this is encoded by the coding sequence ATGTTTAAAAACCCATTTAGCAGTAATAAATCAGAACAAAATGTGAGTGATAAGATCACCGAATTCCTTAATAAATATAAATCCAACCTGTTTCCAGATGGGGTATTAAAGTCAGTAACAGGGTTTAATATCACTTTAGATAAGCAAACCTACCTAATAGAGTTTACCTTACCATTTCCATGTCAGGGCGAGCTGGAAGCTATCGCTAAAGAACTTGTTACACTGTTGGATATCGACATTGAGCTTTCGTTACTGTTAGATGTTAAACCGGTGAGAAGTCATGATATCAAGGGCATTAAAAATATCATTGCCATAGCATCGGGAAAAGGTGGTGTTGGTAAATCAACAACAGCAGTAAATTTAGCTTATGCATTAATGGCTGAAGGGGCAAACGTTGGTATTTTAGATGCTGATATCTATGGGCCTTCAATTCCTACTATGTTAGGTATCGAAAACCAAAGACCATCATCAACAGATGGCAAGTTAATGCAACCCCTTAAAGCTAACGGCTTAACTGCAATGTCGATTGGTTTTTTAGTATCAGACACTGATGCAACAGTCTGGCGTGGTCCTATGGCAAGTTCTGCTTTTTCACAAATGTTGAATGAAACGGCTTGGCAAAATGATAGCTCAGCGTTAGATTACTTAATCATCGATATGCCACCCGGCACGGGCGATATACAGCTTACCCTAGCTCAAAAAGTACCGGTAGCTGGCGCAACTATAGTGACAACCCCGCAAGATATCGCGTTAAAAGATGCGGTTAAAGGCATTAACATGTTTGATAAGGTGAAAGTGCCAGTGCTTGGTGTTATTGAAAATATGAGTTATCACCTTTGTGAAAACTGTGGACATCATTCGCATTTATTTGGTGAGGGTGGGGCTAATCACATTGCAACTGAATATAAAGTTGATTTATTGGGCCAATTACCGCTTAATATCCACATTAGAGAAGACGCTGACACAGGTAAATCGTCAGTATTAGCAAATACTTCTAGTGAAATTACCAGCTTGTACCGTAAAATAGCACGAAATATGGCCGGACAATTGTATTATCAATTAGATGCAGAAAGCCCATATACTCCAGAAATTATTACTGTAAAAAATATAGAAGAATAA
- a CDS encoding gluconeogenesis factor YvcK family protein produces MRLKKLKVVAIGGGHGLGRVLSTLSFLGDQLTGVVATTDNGGSTGKLRRRSSTIAWGDLRNCLMQLVDQNSVGSKLFNFRFDGNDELSGHNLGNLMLYALNDIHSRPLDSIKLIRRILRVRTSVQPMSETPTDLMAFYAEGRCRVGEISVDDMATMPKNMMLAPLVKALPETIKAINNADLIILGPGSFLTSIVPPLLVRDISKAIANCNAKCIFIDNIAQEQSPAGELTIDERLEWLTYNIGCQPVDIVVTENMEATSDFVDLVKTPLASEKVEYFHDKVLLVDALEQCLLAFDLVEAKAAAVNDENNNKVVNQ; encoded by the coding sequence ATGCGATTAAAAAAATTAAAAGTTGTCGCCATTGGTGGTGGTCATGGTTTAGGGCGTGTGTTGTCTACCCTATCCTTTTTAGGTGACCAATTAACGGGTGTAGTAGCAACAACTGATAATGGCGGTTCTACAGGAAAATTAAGAAGACGAAGCAGTACCATTGCATGGGGCGATCTACGTAATTGCCTTATGCAACTGGTTGATCAAAACTCTGTAGGTTCTAAATTATTTAATTTTAGGTTCGATGGTAATGATGAATTAAGTGGTCATAACCTTGGAAACTTAATGTTATACGCCCTGAACGACATTCATTCAAGACCTCTTGATTCAATAAAACTTATCAGGCGTATATTACGAGTTAGAACCAGTGTGCAACCCATGTCTGAAACGCCAACTGATTTGATGGCCTTTTATGCAGAAGGTCGATGTCGCGTAGGTGAAATATCTGTAGATGATATGGCTACCATGCCGAAAAATATGATGCTGGCACCGTTGGTAAAAGCATTGCCAGAAACGATAAAAGCAATTAACAATGCTGACTTAATAATTTTAGGTCCAGGCAGCTTTTTAACATCAATAGTCCCGCCTTTATTAGTAAGAGATATTTCAAAAGCTATCGCCAATTGTAATGCTAAGTGTATATTTATTGATAATATTGCCCAAGAACAAAGCCCTGCCGGAGAGTTAACCATCGACGAAAGATTGGAATGGTTAACCTATAATATTGGTTGTCAGCCTGTAGATATTGTTGTTACTGAAAATATGGAGGCAACGTCTGATTTTGTCGATCTTGTTAAAACACCATTGGCTAGTGAAAAGGTCGAATATTTTCATGATAAAGTATTACTTGTTGACGCATTAGAACAATGTTTACTGGCTTTTGATTTAGTTGAAGCAAAAGCGGCAGCGGTTAACGATGAAAACAACAATAAAGTAGTAAACCAATGA